One window of Psychrobacillus sp. FSL H8-0483 genomic DNA carries:
- a CDS encoding uracil-DNA glycosylase: MTSWKEVLAEEMKKPYFVELQSFLDMEYAKHTIYPDRNDIGSAFQFTPFNEVKVVILGQDPYHGPGQAHGMSFSVKPGVAIPPSLRNMFKELAEDIGCSIPMSGYLENWAEQGVLLLNTVLTVRAGEANSHKGVGWETLTDAVIQKLSEREKPVIFVLWGKPAQSKMKLIDTTKHLILQAPHPSPLSAHRGFFGSKPYSKINAQLISWGDKPIDFSL; the protein is encoded by the coding sequence TTGACAAGCTGGAAAGAAGTTTTAGCCGAAGAAATGAAGAAGCCGTATTTTGTAGAACTACAATCATTTTTAGATATGGAATATGCTAAACATACGATATACCCAGATCGAAATGATATTGGAAGTGCATTTCAATTCACTCCATTTAATGAAGTGAAGGTGGTCATTTTGGGGCAAGACCCATATCACGGCCCTGGACAAGCCCATGGAATGAGCTTTTCTGTAAAGCCTGGAGTTGCGATTCCACCAAGCTTACGCAATATGTTTAAGGAATTGGCGGAGGATATTGGTTGTTCCATTCCAATGAGTGGCTATTTAGAAAACTGGGCAGAGCAAGGGGTTTTATTGCTAAACACGGTTTTAACGGTCCGTGCAGGGGAAGCGAACTCACATAAAGGGGTGGGCTGGGAAACATTGACGGATGCAGTAATTCAAAAATTATCGGAACGAGAAAAACCAGTTATTTTTGTACTTTGGGGAAAGCCAGCACAATCGAAAATGAAACTAATCGATACGACAAAACATCTGATTTTACAAGCTCCTCATCCAAGTCCGTTGAGCGCGCATAGAGGATTTTTCGGAAGTAAACCATATTCCAAAATAAATGCTCAGCTCATCTCGTGGGGCGATAAGCCAATCGATTTTTCCTTGTGA
- a CDS encoding uracil-DNA glycosylase has product MAVNCFKCRHFYTTWDASHPRGCKAYGFKTKELPSALVKRTSGMECLKFEPKQEEGPNR; this is encoded by the coding sequence ATGGCAGTTAACTGTTTTAAATGCCGACACTTTTATACTACATGGGATGCAAGTCATCCACGTGGCTGTAAGGCTTACGGGTTTAAAACGAAAGAGCTCCCATCCGCATTGGTAAAACGTACCTCTGGCATGGAATGCTTAAAATTTGAACCGAAGCAAGAGGAGGGGCCAAATCGATGA
- a CDS encoding YwdI family protein, translating to MISNEQILMQIEKQLYQAKMMDNEQSVRESLAAIRALCDVALDSSPSPAPVSRDLSKVQISPAQPIALKEDDANGESLFDF from the coding sequence ATGATATCGAATGAACAAATCTTGATGCAAATAGAAAAACAACTTTATCAAGCAAAAATGATGGACAATGAACAATCTGTAAGAGAGTCATTAGCTGCAATTAGGGCTTTATGTGATGTTGCATTAGATTCGTCACCATCTCCGGCACCAGTGAGCCGCGATTTGTCTAAGGTGCAAATTAGTCCTGCACAACCAATAGCATTGAAGGAAGACGATGCAAATGGAGAGTCATTATTTGATTTTTAA
- a CDS encoding DUF423 domain-containing protein, whose protein sequence is MKFFIIAGAINGFLAVALGAFGAHALEGRIADKYLSTWDTAVQYQMFHALALVAIGILMSSKLLGHVSSLNTAGYLILAGIIIFSGSLYVLSLTGISILGAITPIGGVAFLVGWIMLIVATVKYAN, encoded by the coding sequence ATGAAATTTTTTATTATAGCAGGTGCTATTAATGGATTTCTAGCCGTTGCACTAGGTGCATTTGGCGCACACGCACTAGAAGGAAGAATTGCCGACAAATATTTATCGACATGGGATACAGCGGTTCAATATCAAATGTTTCATGCATTGGCTTTAGTGGCAATCGGCATACTAATGAGCAGTAAATTATTGGGACATGTTTCTTCTTTAAATACAGCAGGGTACTTAATTCTTGCTGGAATTATTATATTCTCAGGAAGCTTGTACGTACTTAGTTTAACGGGTATTAGCATTCTAGGAGCAATAACGCCAATCGGTGGTGTAGCCTTTTTAGTAGGCTGGATTATGCTAATCGTGGCAACAGTGAAGTATGCAAATTAA
- the gerQ gene encoding spore coat protein GerQ, whose protein sequence is MVQYYWYPGGYPQQQLQQQQQMTPPQIPATARLQEESYIENILRMNKGKLGTFYFTFEASKVHNSVIITGYVEAAGRDHIILSDQNGKRYLMLMIYFDYATFDEEINYNI, encoded by the coding sequence ATGGTTCAATATTATTGGTACCCTGGAGGCTATCCACAACAGCAGCTACAACAGCAACAACAAATGACTCCACCACAGATACCCGCAACTGCTCGTCTACAAGAAGAGTCCTACATCGAAAACATTTTAAGAATGAATAAAGGAAAACTAGGCACATTCTATTTTACATTTGAGGCTAGTAAAGTGCATAATTCTGTAATAATTACAGGTTACGTAGAAGCAGCTGGTCGAGATCACATTATTCTGAGTGATCAAAATGGTAAGAGATACTTAATGCTTATGATTTATTTTGATTATGCAACGTTTGATGAAGAGATAAACTATAATATATAA
- the hemQ gene encoding hydrogen peroxide-dependent heme synthase: MNEAAITLDGWYVLHDFRQMDWASWKQVDPELRKQATDEFVAFLDELQQADDAKTGAHAFYTIVGQKADFMLMTLRPTMDELQELEAKFNKLTIADFTIPAYSYVSVVELSNYLAGESNEDPYQNPHVRARLYPELQRSQYICFYPMDKRRDGNDNWYMLPMEERKNLMRSHGLIGRSYAGKVKQIISGSVGFDDFEWGVTLFSDDVLQFKKLIYEMRFDEVSARYAEFGSFFTGTILEAEKRETFFNI, translated from the coding sequence ATGAATGAAGCAGCAATTACATTAGATGGTTGGTACGTTTTACATGATTTCCGCCAAATGGACTGGGCATCATGGAAGCAAGTCGATCCAGAACTTCGTAAACAAGCAACAGATGAATTCGTAGCATTTTTAGATGAATTACAACAAGCAGACGACGCTAAAACAGGAGCGCATGCTTTTTACACAATCGTTGGTCAAAAAGCAGACTTTATGTTGATGACATTACGTCCAACAATGGATGAGCTTCAAGAATTAGAAGCGAAATTTAATAAATTAACTATTGCAGACTTTACTATTCCTGCTTATTCTTATGTGTCAGTAGTAGAATTATCTAACTACCTAGCTGGTGAATCAAACGAAGATCCATACCAAAACCCACATGTACGTGCTCGTTTATATCCAGAACTTCAACGTTCACAGTACATTTGCTTCTACCCAATGGACAAACGTCGCGATGGAAACGACAACTGGTACATGCTTCCAATGGAAGAGCGTAAGAATTTAATGCGCAGCCATGGTTTAATTGGTCGCAGTTATGCTGGTAAAGTAAAACAAATCATCTCTGGTTCTGTTGGTTTCGACGATTTCGAATGGGGCGTAACTTTATTCTCAGATGATGTTCTTCAATTTAAAAAATTAATTTACGAAATGCGTTTTGACGAAGTTAGCGCACGTTATGCTGAATTCGGTTCTTTCTTCACCGGTACAATCCTTGAAGCTGAGAAACGCGAAACATTTTTTAATATTTAA
- the pta gene encoding phosphate acetyltransferase — MADLFQEIKDKLRGANISIVLPEGNDERIIAAALKLQKEGIITPIVIGSEKEVPSNLTVINPETFEEMDELVEAFVERRKGKVTSEEAREILKNVNYFGTMLVYTMRANGLVSGAVHTTAETVRPALQIIKTKPGISKTSGAFLMVKDELRYVFADCAITIAPTSEDLAEIAVESAKTAAAFGIKPKVSMLSFSTKGSAQSKETEKVVQATKLAKQLSPEIAIEGELQFDASIVPAIAAKKAPGAVVQGDANVFVFPSLEAGNIGYKIAERLGGFEAIGPILQGLYAPVNDLSRGCSAEDVYKLSYITAAQALE; from the coding sequence ATGGCTGATTTATTTCAAGAAATCAAAGACAAGTTGCGGGGTGCGAATATATCCATCGTATTACCAGAAGGCAACGATGAAAGAATTATTGCAGCTGCTTTAAAACTCCAAAAAGAAGGTATTATTACACCGATTGTCATTGGATCCGAAAAAGAGGTCCCGAGCAATTTGACTGTTATAAATCCCGAGACTTTTGAAGAAATGGACGAGCTTGTAGAAGCATTTGTTGAGCGTCGCAAAGGAAAAGTAACATCAGAAGAAGCAAGAGAAATTTTAAAAAATGTTAATTATTTTGGTACCATGCTCGTGTATACAATGCGAGCAAATGGATTAGTAAGCGGAGCAGTACATACGACGGCTGAAACCGTTCGACCTGCACTACAAATCATCAAAACAAAGCCGGGTATCTCCAAAACAAGCGGTGCATTTCTTATGGTAAAAGATGAACTTCGCTATGTGTTTGCAGATTGCGCTATAACGATCGCTCCAACTAGTGAGGATTTAGCAGAAATAGCAGTGGAAAGTGCAAAAACAGCAGCAGCCTTTGGAATAAAACCAAAAGTCTCTATGCTTTCCTTCTCTACAAAGGGCTCTGCACAATCAAAGGAAACAGAAAAAGTGGTACAAGCAACTAAACTTGCAAAACAGTTATCACCTGAAATAGCGATTGAAGGGGAACTCCAATTTGATGCTAGTATCGTTCCTGCAATTGCTGCAAAGAAGGCACCTGGAGCAGTTGTGCAAGGGGATGCCAATGTTTTTGTGTTCCCATCACTTGAAGCAGGAAATATCGGCTATAAAATTGCAGAACGCTTAGGTGGGTTCGAAGCAATTGGCCCAATTTTACAAGGATTGTATGCACCAGTAAATGATTTATCTCGTGGCTGTTCGGCTGAGGATGTCTATAAACTTTCCTATATTACAGCTGCACAAGCGTTAGAATAA